In one bacterium genomic region, the following are encoded:
- a CDS encoding TrbC/VirB2 family protein: MIRRSTDIKITLLIVALGLPLVLPGTALAATAGVSNVENFIRSIITVFAGLAGLVATGFLVAGGFTYITSSGNPEHLDRAKRTITYALIGLAITIGAFVISNIVTTLASSAFGG, encoded by the coding sequence ATGATCAGAAGGTCCACAGATATTAAAATAACTTTGCTCATTGTAGCACTGGGATTGCCACTCGTGCTCCCGGGCACAGCGCTTGCAGCCACCGCGGGGGTAAGCAACGTCGAAAACTTTATAAGAAGTATAATCACGGTCTTTGCAGGACTAGCCGGTCTCGTAGCGACCGGTTTTTTAGTTGCAGGTGGTTTTACTTACATCACCAGCTCAGGTAACCCGGAGCATTTAGATCGAGCCAAGCGCACAATTACCTATGCGCTCATTGGTCTCGCTATCACAATAGGGGCGTTTGTGATTAGCAACATCGTGACCACACTCGCAAGCAGCGCCTTCGGGGGATAG